The Lemur catta isolate mLemCat1 chromosome 6, mLemCat1.pri, whole genome shotgun sequence sequence TCCATTCTGGACACGTGCTGTACTTCATGCTATTGAGAGTGGAATCCACGGCCTGGATGTACTCAGGGTGGGTATTTGGTTTAATGGGCATCTAGATGCCCACTGGCTGCAGGGAGCAGAATGGCTGTTCATGTGGGGAACTGCAACTGTAGACAGAAGACAGCCGAAGCAGCCAGGGAGAGATGGCCAGGGAGTTtactggggaaggagagggaggaaggggacagaggaaCATAGAGGGGGAAATGGGCAAATCCTGGTGATGCCCTGGATGTGAGGGGCATGGGGGAGATAGGCCAGCGGTTGTGCCTTGCAGGTGATTCCAAGGTATTCGGAGCTAGTGAGCTCAGTGTGTAAAATATGTCATCCCTACACACAGCCAATGCCATGGTCATAATTTTTGTTGTCCTTCTGCTACACTTCCCAACATGCCATGCTTTCTGGCTTATTCTACCACCACCTTGTGTTGGATTTTCATTGAGGTTACATGGCTTTTGTGTTTGCCTGCAAGACCTTTCAACTCCTTGCCCTCTGCTTGTCTGTCTCCCAGGAGGGAGCTCGCCCCCTTTGGGGTGAAGGTGGCTATTATTGAACCTGGTTCCTTCAAGACGAACATGACCAACACTGAGAGAGTTTTGCAGCAGTTCCAGGCGGCTTGGGACCAGGCCCGCCCGGAGATCAAGGAGATCTATGGCGAGAAGTTTCTGGAATCCTGTGAGTGAACTGTGGACAGTGACAGAACTAAACATTGAACCATGATTAATGTCTCCAACACCATGAGGGTCTGTCCTCCTGCCGGGTACTGGGGAGAAGGAAGTTCAGCCTCATCACAAAGTGGGGCTGTTCATCCCCATTTCCAAGGTGCTGTGGGGTCAACGGGTCACGTAGAGAAGGAAACCAGGCTCACTACAATTGGAAACACTGTCCCATCGGTATTCTGAAGAGGAAACTaaagacacagagggaagatgccATGGACCCATGGCCACCCGGGTTTAGAGAGGACTGGTTTCCCTTCACTTTGACTCTGTAAGCAGAGACCTTCAACTTATGAAGTCCAAATATTCCCAGGAAGAGAGGCAGAGGTGGCTTGGTGTGGACCAATTTTTCCTGGGATAAGGATGGGCCACGCCCGTGGGGAACCTGCATTGATTAGATTTGGGGCACATCACTGTGTGGCACAGGAGTTCTTAGGTCCTTTACTTCTAAGTTAGAGCTGTGAAAGGGAGAGGGGGTTGTGTTGCTCCATTAAGTCTGTTTTCTCATCCTGAACAGACCTGAAACTACTATCTGAACACGTTTTGCCAGTGGAAAAGGAGAATCTGTCAGAGGTGACGGACTGCATGGAGCATGCGCTGACCGCCTGCCACCCCCGCACTCGCTACTCGGCTGGCTGGGACGCCAAGCTCTTCTACCTCCCCATGAGCTACATGCCCACCTTCCTGGCAGACGCCATCCTCACTTGGGGCCTCCCACGGCCGGCCAAAGCCCTGTGAAGCCAAGACTGTGGCACTTGTTTGGTGGGGTTGGATGCTCTGTGACAAGTCATATGTCCTGGGGAGAGAAATAGGGTGCACAGAGGCAGTTCTGGTGTCATCAAGTCACCTGTCctacctccttcctcccctcctggcCATGATTCTCCTGGAATTTCATTCAAGACTCCAGAGATGTTAGTAGCAAAGTGCCAAGTTATGCAGCTGATAAACAAGAATCCAATAGCGCTCCTGGTTGTATTGTTGCCTTGGTGGCCATTCAAGTCTCTAAAGCTCTTGGGACAATGGTGGGGGGACAATTTGGGAGGGTGTGAGCAGGTGGAAGGAGGTTTAGCCCACACCTTGTCTGCCTGCTGCCCACCTCCTCAGGGTGTGCTTTAGCCTGGTCACTCTACACCTTCCCACAGGGTGGATTGGCTTGAAGGTGGTCAGGGACCTCTTCTACCTCTGAAGATACCTGTGTACATGGGGTGGGGACGGGGAGAAAAACATTCAACCTGGCTTGTATTCCTAGGGTGTCAACTTAGTGGGCATTGGCGGGAAGGTGTTCTCAGTAGGGGTCTTTGCATAAGACACATAGCCAGTGTTTCATGTCACTTGAACCCATGGAGTTCCTTTGATTATTTTGCCCTAGAAACACTTGATAAGTTCAGCCATGCTcagggattttattttactttatttttttctgttactacCTAAATTCTTAGTAGTGGGATTTTAATCTCTTAGGAAAGCTACCCTTGGATTTCAGACATACTAGAGGAAATCCCTGAGTCTGGGTTTCCTCATCTGGCTCAGCACCCACAGTTCACTCCTCAGAAAGCTCAGTCTCTGACAGTCTCTAGGACTCCAGGGTAAAGCAAACAGAGTGGCCAAGAGGAGGTCCCCTCCTGATGTGGTAATTCTCTGCAAAGAAGGGAGACGTGATCCCAAAGGCGGAGTCTGACCTCAGAGACCAGGAAAGCAGACAAGGGAGAGAGTGGTGGCTGGAAAACTGCCAGAAGGAAACTTCCAGGGTTTGTAGGAGGAAGGAATGAAATGCTTTACACACAGGAGGTGTAATAGCTTTTATACTTCCATGCCCTTAAGATACTCTTTCCTTAGATCTGGGTGGCTTCGGGGAGTTGGGGTGCAGACCTATGGGAATAGGAGGCCAGTGGCTTTTCGGAAGTCAGGGGGTGAGAGGTCTGACCTGAGGAAGGATTTGAAGAGGGCAGGTGGATTCTAAGCCCTTCCTGCCAAGCAGGCCAGTGGCAATGTTTCCCTATGAGGGGTTTTTCAAGTGCTGGTGTCACAGGAATAGACAGAAGGACAGGCAAGGAAAAGGATGGAATAAGGACTGGCAGGCCCCAGATTCCTTCCCTGGGGCAGCTGGGCCTTCCTGCCCTCACCAGCTCCTGCTCTGTGTCCCTCAGGGACTGACCTTCACAGTCACTCCCCTTCCCTAGTTTCCCTCCCTCGGGGCCCCAAGCCCACATCCCCCCACATTGGCCCTTGCCTTCCAGTGACATGGAGTGACAGTCACATTTGGACCCAGGACTTTCATGTTCTGCTAATTTTTGCTGAACACCTGTTGTGTGCTGGGGAAAAATTCCCAGGAATTCCCCGGGGCTTCCTCGGACTCGGCTCTGAGTCTTCAGTGTTCTGGTGTCGCTGTGAGTGTGGTCTCGACAGAGAAAGCACTTGCAGAAAGGGATACAGATTCCCGGGCTAAGGTCCCTTTGTAGCTGGGAGGCACCTCCCTAGGCGTCTTGGTTTCCTTCCCTCAGCGTGACAACTGAGGACATGGAGCCTTCAGGGGACCTTGTGTTGTTGAACAGACACGTGTTGGTTGTGAAAACACACGTGAGCTCAGATTCATGGAAAACATGAAGTGGGCATTTGTGTGGAGCACGTCAGTGCTGAAGGTGTGAAGATGGCCAGAGAGGGTAGTCCTGGCCAAGGTCCTGAATGCTGTAGGGTCAGGCCACTGAGTGTCCTTCCATGGTGCCCAACTCAAAAGCAAAGCAACAGTTTCATATGCTATCTGAAGCCACCagacactttttttaaaaaaagaattctttttctctaaacacacacacacacacacacacacaccccaggcatacaaactgaaatgaaataagaGACTGACATTCACTTGATAGCTCACTGGGTAGATGTTGAGGAGGTTGGTCTTACCCCTGGGAGTGCTGTCCACATAGTCAGAGAGCTGTGAGGGTACAACCTCTGGCCCTGCACTCTGGGCTCCACTGGGGGGTGCAGTTGCACCAAGGCTCGACCCCTGGCTCACATCATGGACTATGAGTCAATGGGGCCACCGTTGCCATGAGAGATCCATCATGGTGATAAATAAAGTCTAAAGTAAAGGAGTGCACGTCCCCACCCCCATTCTGAATTCTCAGCAATACCTCCCCTTATCTTCCCTCCTGGCATCTTTACGCAGTGAGGGAGCCAGTCCCATGGAGCTGTGCAGGGACTGGAGCCCAATCCCTCAGTGTCTTGGGTGCCACAGAAGCTGCCTTCAGTCGGTCCCTTTGCTGCCCTGGTCCTCTCTGAGGAGCACAGAGCTGTGCAGTCCCCAGCAGAAACTGTCCTCCCCTCCAGCCACGAATTATCCAATGCCTGCAGGGCATGTGGCCTTTCCTTTCTGGGTCCCCAGCCCAGACTTTGGAGGGGCTGCAGGAAAACAGGAATGGACACAGGTTGCCATGAAGCCCACACTTACTGTGTTTTCCAGGTtggcttttcctttcttataCCTGCTTCTTTTCAGGAGACCTGTCCTGGATAGAGAAGGGGCTCCCCTGGGAGGTTGATTTCAGTTAGGGTCTGCGCTCAGTCTGGGGGCTGCAACCAGAAGGTGAGTGTCTGCTAGGGCATCCAGAAGCTCAGAAGTGTGGCCCTGCAGCCTACCCAAACTTGTCTCCCAGGACTGCTGAGGTTGTCATTGTCACAGGGCTTCTGCCTGGGTTCTTAGTGGAAGGACCTGGGGAAGGGTGAGTCTCCATGGGAAGGTGGCTTCAAAGGATTTCACGTTCTGCCCAAGCATCCAGGCGTGGCAGTGTCCCTCCCTCTGACTGTTCCCTTGGGACTTCTTGAAATTGCTGCTGAATCTTGAGTGGACTGGGAAGCTCCTGCCACCCCAGGAAAGGGTCACACTACTGCCAGAATGAGAAAGGGTAAGTAGTAGATGTGAGGATTGGGAATTGTGTCTGTCCATGGCCATTGAGGATTCATGGTTGAAGGAAATGGAAGACCCTGAGAAGATTTGTGGTGTGTGATCCGGCAGGGGAGGGCCaggagcaggagggcagagggcagtgtACCCAGCACTCAGGGCTGGGCAAAGGGCACCTGTAGGAGGTGAACTCTAAACACTGTGACACCTGCTTCCTGCTCCCTCATTCTACTGCTCCCTCCCAGCAACTCTGGCAGTTTCTTTCCTGTGGGTTCCCAGCTCTGTTCCCTTTCTGTCCCCTTTCTTGCCACTGAGGTCTGACTGCCCCTTTGACATCTCGCACTCCTTTCCAGAGACTACCCTAGCAGGAAGGGATGTATTCCTGTCCGCTCATTTTACCTTTTCCTTCAATTCCTAGAGAGACTGGCAGTGACTTAGTTTCCTGAGTGATTCTGGATGTGGACCAGCTGTGGAAACCCAGGCTCAGAGGATTGGAAACTACCGTGTCTTGAATCCAGGTGTATCTTCCCAGTTCACCTGGGTCTTCACTGTGCAGTCCAGGAGTGCTAGTGTACGAGATATGCACAGGCACTTCTGACCCTCCAAGGTAGCTGGAGTGGTGTGTGTGCTATGGTGTACATGTGTGTGCTCTGGTATGGATACTTGTGTGCACACCTGCGTGTGGACCTGTGTGGACACCTGTGTGGGCACAGCAGGGCAGAGTGACATCGGTGGACTAGGGAGGCATTGCTGAGCAGGAATATTGTCTTATGGGGCAGGACTTGAGGTCCTTCAAGGGTCTGTATCAGTCCTTGCAACAGCAGTGCCaagagcagggaggtggggtgaggaaAGTGAGGGTTCCATGCCAGAGTGCCTGGAGCCTTCCCTGCCAACTGCCACCCTCTGTGTCCTTTAGTCCTCCTGTCTGAACACTGGCCATAGTCCCCTTGTACCCGAgactgtgtgtgtctctctcctgAACGCCATGTGGCTGTACCTGGTGGCCCTCGTGGGCCTGTACTACCTTGTGCGCTGGCACCGGGAGAGGCAGGTGGTGAGCCACCTCCGAGACAAGTACGTCCTCATCACGGGCTGCGGCTCGGGCTTCGGGAACCTGCTGGCCAGACAGCTGGACATGCGTGGCTTGAGGGTGCTGGCTGCGTGTAGGACAGAGAAGGCGGCCGAGCAGCTGAGGGCCCAGTCgtcagacaggctggagacggtgaCTCTGGACATCGCCAAGACAGAGAGCATCACTGCAGCCACCCAGTGGGTGAAGGAACGCGTGGGAGACAGAGGTACCCCCAGATTCCTCTTTgtgtctctttcctctctctctgggaAGGGGGAACCTTTTGTCTGCTAACCTGGAACATTCCCAAGATGTTTGGATTTTCAAGGACTGTGAGCTTTGTGTTTTCCAGAGCAGAAATCCTAGAGTGATTGTGCCTGAGCCACAGGGTGAGAGGAGCACAGCGTATGTTTAGGGTCGACTCTCTGGAGGAAGGTTGGGCCCTTGAGCTAGACCTTGAGCCTGGCATGCGACAGTGGGGGCCTGGCCAGGCTGGATCCAGGCTCATGACCTCAGCATTTCTTATTGCTTCCTTCACACTTGTCCCCCCAAGGGCTCTGAGATTATCTGTCCACACCTGACTCATGAGGATGGAGGCTTAGAGCGCTGAAGGGACTTCATATCAAATATTCAGTGATAATTCCTGTTCTTTCTGCTACATTATGCTGCCTGTTCTTTTTGTGAGAAGGGACATCATGGATTTCTTTGTTCTGATTAGAAATgtaaaacaggccgggcgcggtggctcacgcctgtaatcctagcactctgggaggccgaggcgggtggatcgctcgaggtcaggagttcgagaccagcctgagtgagaccccgtctctactaaaaatagaaataaattatctggccaactaaactatatatagaaaaaaaaattagctgggcatggtggcgcatgcctgtagtcccagctactcgggaggctgaggcagtaggatcgctttagcccaggagtttgaggttgctgtgagctaggctgatgccacggcactcactctagcccgggcaacaaagtgagactctgtctcaaaaaaaaaaaaaaaaaaaaaaaaaaaaagaaatgtaaaacatgCTCATTGAGGAAAACGTAGAAGAGGATAAAGGTAAAACAATGTTAACCGTAATCGCACCCTCCAGAGTTAATTTCTGTCTGCCTCATGTATTCTGGGACAGCTTCATACCTTCAAATCCTTCCAAAATATGATATTCAACCTCTGCATATTCATGCTGagagaatataatttatttaagcagTCCTACATTGTTGGATGCTGAACTTAGTTTCCTACTTTTCCTGGCATAAATACCATCCGATCAAAGATTCTGTAATAAGGTTTGTTCATGTGCTTAGCAATCTTATTCAAGTAGACTAAAATAATTGCATCAAAGAATACTCATTTCTTGGAGGCCATGAATGGTTTCTGTTTGGGGAAGACTAATATTGCAAGGCCTTATTGTCTTTCCAATATTCCTACATTCAAACTCTGTCTAACTGCACCCCCAGCTCTGGCCCACGGAAAACCCTGTCCCTGCTAACCTGGGGCCTGTAGGTGGGGAAGTCAGACTATTTCAAATCCTTCATCTTGTGGTTTTGTTCCTGTATATCTCACAGACAGTCTTCCAGAGAGCTCAGTGGGCTGGGGACCCGTGAGGTTATGTCAAGGGTGGACTTTGGGCAGGGTGGAAGGAGAGGTTGGCACTGCCTGGGGCTAAGGTGCCATCTGGACACTGGTGTGGCCTGAGGCCTCCTCCCCGGTCTGTCCTGTGTATCCACTCCATGGTGAGCTTTGGAATTCCCAGGTGCAGAGTGAACTTTGCTTCCTGAGCAAATATTGCCTCAAGATTGGTGCATGTTGTATCACAGCCTGTCCCCTGATGTCCAAATGTGCCTGTTCTCCACGCTCCCCAAGTCTTAAGGTTTTCATTGTGTCTCTCCCAACCAGGGTTACAAAACAATTATTCATAGGTCTTTTTGtctttccctttcattctttctcttctctggttttcctttgttttttgttgttgttgttattgttttactCCATTCCTCTTTtaatgtctctgtctctctcccctcatGAGATATTTGATGAGCATTCACTCTATTTTCTCAAACTCTGTCCATGCACTTAAGAAAGTTGGGTTTGTTGCATGCTGACGTCCAGGCACTGGGAGCAGAGATGACAAGGACCATCCTTAACCTCTAATAGCTTGAAGAATATGCAAATCCTGACAACCCTAAGTCATCacattctcttttcctcccccctACTCTTTTCCCAATACTAAGCAGCACATTGTTCTTGACTCCATAAATAAACTCAACTCGAAGGAGAACTTGAACGCTACCCGTGaccacactgcacacacacacagtacagtGTTGGTCTCTCAATTTCCCACTGTCCCCAGGACTCTGGGGCCTGGTAAATAACGCTGGCATCTCTGGCCCCTGGGGCCACAATGAGTGGCTGACCAAAGAAGACTTTGTGACCACACTGAACGTGAACCTGCTGGGGACGATTGAGGTGACTCTGAGCCTGCTGCCCTTAGTGAGGAAGGCGAGGGGCCGAGTGGTCAACGTCTCCAGTGTCGCGGGTAGATTGTCTGCTGTAGGTGGCGGCTACAGCATCTCCAAGTACGGCGTGGAGGCCTTCTCGGACTCCCTCAGGTATTGCACTGGG is a genomic window containing:
- the LOC123639628 gene encoding retinol dehydrogenase 7-like, which codes for MWLYLVALVGLYYLVRWHRERQVVSHLRDKYVLITGCGSGFGNLLARQLDMRGLRVLAACRTEKAAEQLRAQSSDRLETVTLDIAKTESITAATQWVKERVGDRGLWGLVNNAGISGPWGHNEWLTKEDFVTTLNVNLLGTIEVTLSLLPLVRKARGRVVNVSSVAGRLSAVGGGYSISKYGVEAFSDSLRRELAPFGVKVAIIEPGSFKTNMNNTERLLRQVQEGWDRARPEIKEVYDEKFLASYLKLLSENIFSRCNKNLSEVTDCMEHALTACHPRTRYSAGWDAKLFYLPMSYMPTFLADTILTRGLPRLAKAL